The following are from one region of the Streptomyces fradiae genome:
- a CDS encoding aminoglycoside phosphotransferase family protein: MYTASSSVSAPPRPLHRTLQAGTGPYLAPAPVQGAVRPRRWAGSTVQPPSGRIDLSGPQGAQLRMAIASVHRICPEFNPVQVLRRSSRSVLIVGTTGRTTAVAKCLLDHSPAWVERFRHEIASYRSFVRHRPPVRAPRLIAADPENCTLVIERMPGRAAALTRHPVEAPPRADVRAVLGAVARLNAWRPPAGTFDAPLDYGARVARYHELGLFTDRDRDDLQKLLHGLAHAGGRQGMGQFCHGDALLSNILLSPTGPVLVDWEHAGWYLPGYDLATLWAVLGDAPLARRQISQLAQQAGPAARDAFLVNLMIVLTREIRTYETAVQRTIKEAPPAGSVPVPAGTVSPGEEQRLLLRRLHDDCAMARRAVRAAVGTR; encoded by the coding sequence ATGTACACAGCATCGTCCTCCGTGTCCGCCCCGCCCCGGCCGCTCCACCGCACCCTCCAGGCCGGCACCGGACCGTATCTCGCCCCCGCGCCCGTCCAGGGCGCGGTGCGGCCGAGGCGCTGGGCGGGCAGCACCGTCCAGCCGCCCAGCGGGAGGATCGACCTGTCCGGTCCCCAGGGCGCCCAACTGCGCATGGCGATCGCGTCCGTCCACCGGATCTGCCCGGAGTTCAACCCGGTGCAGGTGCTGCGGCGCAGCAGCCGTTCGGTCCTGATCGTCGGAACGACCGGGCGGACGACCGCGGTCGCGAAGTGTTTACTGGACCACTCCCCCGCGTGGGTCGAGCGGTTCCGGCACGAAATAGCTTCTTACCGTTCGTTCGTCCGGCACCGTCCGCCTGTGCGGGCGCCCCGGCTGATCGCAGCGGACCCGGAGAACTGCACGCTGGTGATCGAGCGGATGCCCGGACGGGCGGCGGCGCTGACCCGCCACCCCGTGGAAGCGCCGCCGCGGGCGGACGTGCGGGCCGTGCTCGGCGCGGTCGCCCGGCTGAACGCCTGGCGGCCGCCGGCCGGGACGTTCGACGCGCCCCTCGACTACGGGGCGCGGGTGGCCCGGTACCACGAGCTCGGTCTGTTCACCGACCGGGACCGGGACGACCTGCAGAAGCTGCTGCACGGGCTCGCGCACGCGGGCGGGCGGCAGGGCATGGGGCAGTTCTGTCACGGTGACGCGCTGCTCTCGAACATCCTGCTGTCCCCGACGGGTCCGGTGCTCGTGGACTGGGAGCACGCGGGCTGGTACCTGCCGGGGTACGACCTGGCGACGCTGTGGGCGGTGCTCGGGGACGCTCCCCTGGCGCGGCGGCAGATCAGCCAGCTCGCCCAGCAGGCGGGTCCGGCGGCGCGGGACGCGTTCCTGGTGAACCTGATGATCGTGCTGACCCGGGAGATCCGGACGTACGAGACGGCGGTGCAGCGCACGATCAAGGAGGCGCCGCCCGCGGGTTCGGTGCCAGTGCCGGCCGGGACGGTCTCGCCCGGTGAGGAACAGCGGCTGCTGCTGCGGCGGCTGCACGACGACTGCGCCATGGCACGGCGGGCCGTGCGCGCGGCGGTCGGGACGCGGTAG
- a CDS encoding N-acetylmuramoyl-L-alanine amidase: MLRSASLRRAAPVVLLLPLLAQVPSATADEHEPGSLQRQFAVAAERHHVPQSVLLAVSFLQSRWDAHGGAPSVTGGYGPMHLTDAVTALASAPPHHADGTEDARGDDARAPRTGAGVESGSPAWSGEPPARLRTLDRAAELSGRPAERLRTDTAANIDGGAALLAEAQRAAGLPASADPADWYGAVARFSGAEDSATAAAYANDVFDVIRGGESRTTDAGQRVTLAADPAVAPATGQLAALGLRDTARGPVECPETVACEWVPAPYEEFGDGDYGNHDKADRPLSQSVDYIVVHDTEADWDTTLKLVQDPTYVSWQYSLRSSDGHVAQHLALKDVGWHAGNWFVNAKSVGLEHEGFLTSPDSWYTEAMYRSSARLVRYLAKRFGIPLDRQHILGHDNVPGTVTSTIKGMHTDPGPYWDWAHYFQLLGRPLTPSAGPDAGVVTIRPDYTANRPVYTGCVTTGEACASHGSGAVRLHTAPSADAPLVKDIGLRPGGQASTTGVNDTGARASTGQSFAVAERRGDWTAVWYLGQKAWFHNPKEEPTAVNARGLVLTPKEGVASVPVYGRAYPEASAYPAGVPVQAVSPLPYALLAGQRYVVGGRTPGEYLFAPTFDTTGHTVVRGKEEYYQIQFGHRVAFVKAADVRVSQD, from the coding sequence TTGCTCCGTTCCGCGTCCCTCAGACGTGCCGCGCCCGTCGTCCTGCTGCTGCCGCTGCTCGCGCAGGTGCCGTCGGCCACCGCCGACGAGCACGAACCCGGCTCGCTGCAACGACAGTTCGCGGTGGCGGCCGAACGGCATCACGTACCGCAGAGCGTGCTGCTCGCCGTGTCGTTCCTGCAGTCGCGCTGGGACGCGCACGGCGGCGCGCCGAGCGTGACCGGCGGCTACGGTCCGATGCATCTGACGGACGCAGTGACGGCACTGGCGTCGGCGCCGCCGCACCACGCCGACGGTACGGAGGACGCGCGCGGTGACGACGCGCGGGCACCCCGGACCGGGGCGGGTGTCGAGTCCGGCTCCCCCGCCTGGTCCGGTGAGCCGCCGGCCCGGTTGCGGACGCTCGACCGGGCGGCGGAGCTGTCCGGGCGTCCGGCGGAGCGGCTGCGGACGGACACGGCGGCGAACATCGACGGCGGCGCGGCGCTGCTCGCGGAGGCGCAGCGGGCGGCGGGGCTGCCGGCGAGCGCGGATCCGGCGGACTGGTACGGGGCGGTGGCGCGCTTCTCGGGCGCGGAGGACTCGGCGACGGCGGCGGCGTACGCGAACGACGTCTTCGACGTGATCCGCGGCGGCGAGTCGCGGACCACGGACGCGGGGCAGCGGGTGACGCTGGCCGCCGATCCGGCGGTGGCCCCGGCCACCGGGCAGCTGGCCGCGCTGGGGCTCCGGGACACCGCGAGGGGTCCGGTGGAGTGCCCGGAGACGGTGGCCTGCGAGTGGGTGCCGGCGCCGTACGAGGAGTTCGGCGACGGGGACTACGGCAACCACGACAAGGCGGACCGGCCGCTGTCGCAGTCGGTCGACTACATCGTCGTCCACGACACCGAGGCGGACTGGGACACCACCCTGAAGCTGGTGCAGGACCCGACGTATGTGTCGTGGCAGTACTCGCTGCGGTCCTCGGACGGGCACGTGGCGCAGCATCTGGCGCTGAAGGACGTGGGCTGGCACGCGGGCAACTGGTTCGTGAACGCCAAGTCGGTGGGTCTGGAGCACGAGGGTTTCCTGACGTCGCCGGACTCCTGGTACACGGAGGCGATGTACCGGTCCTCGGCGCGGCTCGTGCGCTATCTGGCGAAGCGGTTCGGCATTCCGCTGGACCGGCAGCACATCCTGGGCCACGACAACGTCCCGGGGACGGTGACGTCGACCATCAAGGGGATGCACACGGATCCGGGCCCGTACTGGGACTGGGCGCACTACTTCCAGCTGCTCGGCCGGCCCCTCACACCGAGCGCGGGGCCGGACGCCGGGGTGGTGACCATCCGTCCGGACTACACCGCGAACCGGCCGGTGTACACGGGGTGCGTGACGACCGGGGAGGCGTGCGCATCGCACGGGAGCGGGGCGGTGCGCCTGCACACCGCACCGAGCGCCGACGCGCCGCTGGTGAAGGACATCGGGCTGCGGCCGGGCGGGCAGGCTTCGACGACCGGGGTGAACGACACCGGGGCGCGGGCCTCGACCGGCCAGAGCTTCGCGGTGGCGGAGCGGCGGGGCGACTGGACGGCGGTCTGGTACCTCGGGCAGAAGGCGTGGTTCCACAATCCGAAGGAGGAGCCGACTGCGGTGAACGCGCGGGGGCTCGTCCTGACGCCGAAGGAGGGCGTGGCGTCGGTGCCGGTGTACGGGCGGGCGTACCCGGAGGCCTCGGCCTATCCGGCGGGGGTTCCGGTGCAGGCGGTGTCGCCGCTGCCGTACGCGCTGCTCGCGGGGCAGCGGTACGTGGTCGGGGGCCGTACTCCGGGCGAGTACCTGTTCGCTCCGACGTTCGACACGACGGGTCATACGGTCGTGCGCGGCAAGGAGGAGTACTACCAGATCCAATTCGGCCATCGGGTGGCCTTTGTGAAGGCCGCTGACGTGCGGGTTTCCCAGGACTGA
- a CDS encoding germacradienol/geosmin synthase: MAQPFVLPDFYVPYPARLNPHLETARAHTCVWAREMGMLEGSGIWEEADLQAHDYALLCSYTHPDCDAEALSLVTDWYTWVFFFDDHFLEVFKRTPNRPAGKAYLDRLPLFMPADPTAGMPEPANPVEAGLADLWRRTVPAMSEAWRVRFAEATEALLYESLWELDNITEGRIANPVEYIEMRRKVGGAPWSAGLVEYAAGAEVPEQVAGARPLRVLRDSFSDAVHLRNDLFSYQREVEDEGENSNGVLVLEKFLGCTTQEAADAVNDLLTSRLQQFENTALVEMPALCVEQGLGPAEAAAIAAYTKGLQDWQSGGHEWHMRSSRYMNEGLVSGSAQPAGLGTSALDIRNLLGRPARNRARTLAHVPHQQVGPSLLPEFDLPYPLTLNPHHAGAKRRSEEWAERMGLLDDIWDRRMLAGFDLALCAAGIDPDATEEELDLATGWLLWGTYADDYYPIVFGRPRNLPGAKRQTDRLKSVLSHTGPATAFSSDHPLERSLADLWARTTAPMDEAARTRLRGSVETMLDSWMWELLNVAQHRVPDPVDYIEMRRHTFGSELTMLLARLRRTETLPPELFDTGTVRALEGSVMDYGALINDLFSYQKEIEVEGELHNLVLVAQTFFGCDYPTAMRMVDDLMRGRLSQYEHVKKHEVPLLYADFGLDATGRAAFEAYLRELEDWLAAILHWHRSVRRYGADDVRSGAGTTLARRRPQGLGTASARIATLFGSPVG, encoded by the coding sequence ATGGCTCAGCCCTTCGTTCTGCCGGATTTCTATGTTCCGTATCCGGCCCGGCTCAATCCCCATCTGGAGACGGCCCGTGCGCACACCTGCGTGTGGGCGCGGGAGATGGGGATGCTGGAGGGCTCCGGCATCTGGGAGGAGGCGGACCTCCAGGCGCACGACTACGCGCTGCTCTGCTCGTACACGCACCCGGACTGCGACGCGGAGGCGCTGTCGCTGGTGACCGACTGGTACACGTGGGTGTTCTTCTTCGACGACCACTTCCTCGAGGTGTTCAAGCGCACCCCGAACCGGCCGGCCGGCAAGGCCTATCTGGACCGGCTGCCGCTGTTCATGCCCGCCGATCCGACGGCCGGCATGCCCGAGCCGGCCAATCCGGTGGAGGCGGGGCTCGCCGACCTGTGGCGGCGCACGGTGCCGGCGATGTCGGAGGCCTGGCGGGTGCGGTTCGCCGAGGCCACCGAGGCGCTCCTGTACGAGTCGCTGTGGGAGCTCGACAACATCACCGAGGGCCGGATCGCCAATCCGGTCGAGTACATCGAGATGCGCCGCAAGGTGGGCGGAGCGCCCTGGTCGGCAGGGCTCGTCGAGTACGCTGCGGGCGCCGAGGTGCCCGAACAGGTGGCGGGCGCACGGCCGTTGCGGGTGCTGCGGGACTCCTTCTCGGACGCGGTGCATCTGCGCAACGACCTCTTCTCGTACCAGCGTGAGGTCGAGGACGAGGGCGAGAACAGCAACGGCGTCCTGGTCCTGGAGAAGTTCCTCGGCTGTACGACGCAGGAGGCGGCCGACGCCGTCAACGACCTGCTGACCTCACGGCTCCAGCAGTTCGAGAACACCGCGCTCGTCGAGATGCCCGCGCTGTGCGTCGAGCAGGGTCTCGGGCCGGCCGAGGCGGCGGCGATCGCCGCGTACACCAAGGGCCTGCAGGACTGGCAGTCCGGCGGGCACGAGTGGCACATGCGATCCAGCCGCTATATGAACGAGGGGCTGGTGAGCGGCAGTGCGCAGCCGGCCGGGCTCGGCACCTCCGCGCTCGACATCAGGAATCTGCTCGGCCGACCGGCCCGGAACCGGGCGCGCACGCTGGCTCATGTGCCGCACCAGCAGGTGGGGCCCTCCCTGCTCCCCGAGTTCGACCTGCCGTACCCGCTGACCCTCAACCCGCACCACGCGGGGGCCAAGCGCCGCTCGGAGGAGTGGGCGGAGCGGATGGGACTGCTCGACGACATCTGGGACCGGCGGATGCTCGCCGGCTTCGACCTGGCCCTGTGCGCGGCCGGGATCGACCCGGACGCCACCGAGGAGGAGCTGGATCTCGCGACCGGGTGGCTGCTCTGGGGCACCTACGCGGACGACTACTACCCGATCGTCTTCGGCCGGCCGCGCAATCTGCCGGGTGCGAAGCGGCAGACCGACCGCCTCAAGTCCGTTCTCTCGCACACCGGTCCGGCGACGGCGTTCTCTTCGGACCATCCGCTGGAGCGTTCGCTCGCCGACCTCTGGGCGCGGACCACCGCGCCGATGGACGAGGCGGCCCGGACGCGGCTGCGCGGGTCCGTGGAGACGATGCTGGACAGCTGGATGTGGGAGCTGCTCAACGTGGCCCAGCACCGGGTGCCTGACCCGGTCGACTACATCGAGATGCGCCGCCACACCTTCGGCTCCGAACTGACCATGCTGCTGGCCCGGCTGCGGCGGACCGAGACGCTGCCGCCGGAGCTCTTCGACACCGGCACCGTGCGGGCCCTGGAGGGTTCCGTCATGGACTACGGGGCGTTGATCAACGATCTGTTCTCGTACCAGAAGGAGATCGAGGTCGAGGGCGAGCTGCACAACCTGGTGCTCGTCGCGCAGACCTTCTTCGGCTGCGACTACCCGACCGCGATGCGCATGGTGGACGATCTGATGCGCGGGCGGCTGAGCCAGTACGAGCATGTGAAGAAGCACGAAGTGCCGCTCCTGTACGCCGACTTCGGGCTCGACGCAACCGGCCGGGCGGCCTTCGAGGCGTATCTGCGGGAGCTGGAGGACTGGCTCGCGGCCATCCTCCACTGGCATCGCAGCGTACGCCGGTACGGGGCGGACGACGTGCGCTCCGGCGCCGGTACGACGCTCGCGCGACGCCGCCCGCAGGGGCTCGGCACCGCGTCGGCGCGGATCGCGACGCTGTTCGGGTCACCGGTCGGGTAA
- a CDS encoding RNA-binding S4 domain-containing protein, with the protein MSAVRVDSWIWAVRLTKTRSQAAAACRAGHVKVNGERAKPAQAVKPGDEVRVFHGGRQRIVEVKQLLTKRVGPPAAAEAFVDNSPPPPPREQVAVAAVRDRGAGRPTKRDRRDLDRLRGLQP; encoded by the coding sequence ATGAGCGCGGTGCGCGTCGACAGCTGGATCTGGGCCGTGCGGCTCACCAAGACCCGTTCCCAGGCCGCCGCGGCCTGCCGCGCCGGCCACGTCAAGGTCAACGGCGAGCGCGCCAAGCCCGCCCAGGCCGTCAAGCCCGGCGACGAGGTACGGGTCTTCCACGGCGGCCGGCAGCGGATCGTCGAGGTGAAGCAGCTGCTCACCAAGCGGGTCGGCCCGCCGGCCGCCGCCGAGGCGTTCGTGGACAACAGCCCGCCCCCGCCGCCCCGCGAGCAGGTCGCCGTGGCCGCCGTCCGCGACCGGGGCGCCGGCCGCCCCACCAAGCGCGACCGCCGCGACCTGGACCGGCTGCGCGGACTGCAGCCCTGA
- a CDS encoding DUF397 domain-containing protein, whose protein sequence is MADSTITGPIGQHGLTGRDAPDLDLAGADWRSGSHGVGDVQIAFVEGFIAMRNGRIPEGPSVVFSPAEWRAFVVNARDGEFDLT, encoded by the coding sequence GTGGCGGACAGCACCATCACCGGCCCCATCGGCCAGCACGGCCTCACCGGGCGGGACGCGCCGGACCTCGACCTGGCGGGGGCGGACTGGCGCTCCGGCAGCCACGGCGTGGGCGACGTCCAGATCGCGTTCGTGGAGGGCTTCATCGCGATGCGCAACGGGCGGATACCCGAGGGCCCGTCGGTCGTGTTCAGCCCGGCCGAGTGGCGCGCCTTCGTGGTGAACGCGCGTGACGGAGAGTTCGACCTGACCTGA
- a CDS encoding thiolase domain-containing protein, protein MPKEPVAVVGIGQTKHVAARHDVSLAGLVREAAQRALADAGLSWADIDAVVIGKAPDFFEGVMMPELYLADALGAVGKPMLRVHTAGSVGGSTALVAANLVAARVHRTVLTLAFEKQSESNAMWGLSLPVPFQQPLLAGAGGFFAPHVRAYMRRTGAPDTIGSLVAYKDRRNALKNPYAHLHEHDLTLEKVQASPMLWDPIRYSETCPSSDGACAMVLTDRTGAARSPHPPAWLLGGAMRSEPTLFAGKDFVSPRAGRDCAADVYRQAGITDPRRQIDAVEMYVPFSWYEPMWLENLGFAEEGEGWKLTEAGVTELDGDLPVNPSGGVLSTNPIGASGMIRFAEAALQVRGRAGEHQVEGARTALGHAYGGGAQFFAMWLVGDRPPAV, encoded by the coding sequence GTGCCTAAGGAACCCGTCGCCGTCGTCGGCATCGGCCAGACCAAGCACGTCGCCGCCCGCCACGACGTCTCCCTCGCCGGGCTGGTCCGCGAGGCCGCCCAGCGGGCCCTCGCGGACGCCGGACTGAGCTGGGCGGACATCGACGCCGTCGTGATCGGCAAGGCCCCCGACTTCTTCGAGGGCGTCATGATGCCGGAGCTGTATCTCGCCGACGCGCTCGGCGCGGTCGGCAAGCCCATGCTCCGGGTCCACACCGCCGGTTCGGTCGGCGGCTCCACCGCCCTGGTCGCCGCCAACCTGGTCGCCGCCCGGGTGCACCGCACCGTCCTCACCCTCGCCTTCGAGAAGCAGTCCGAGTCCAACGCCATGTGGGGCCTGTCCCTGCCCGTGCCCTTCCAGCAGCCGCTGCTCGCCGGCGCCGGCGGATTCTTCGCCCCGCACGTGCGCGCCTACATGCGGCGCACCGGCGCCCCCGACACGATCGGCTCCCTCGTCGCGTACAAGGACCGGCGCAACGCGCTCAAGAACCCGTACGCCCACCTCCACGAGCACGACCTCACCCTGGAGAAGGTGCAGGCGTCCCCGATGCTGTGGGACCCGATCCGCTACTCGGAGACCTGCCCGTCCTCCGACGGCGCCTGCGCCATGGTCCTCACCGACCGGACCGGCGCGGCCCGTTCGCCCCACCCGCCGGCCTGGCTGCTCGGCGGCGCCATGCGCAGCGAGCCGACCCTCTTCGCGGGCAAGGACTTCGTCTCCCCGCGGGCCGGCCGGGACTGCGCCGCCGACGTCTACCGGCAGGCTGGGATCACCGACCCGCGCCGCCAGATCGACGCTGTCGAGATGTACGTGCCGTTCTCCTGGTACGAGCCGATGTGGCTGGAGAACCTGGGCTTCGCAGAGGAGGGCGAGGGCTGGAAGCTCACGGAGGCCGGGGTCACCGAACTCGACGGCGACCTGCCCGTGAACCCCTCCGGCGGCGTGCTCTCCACCAACCCCATCGGCGCCTCCGGCATGATCCGCTTCGCCGAGGCCGCCCTGCAGGTACGCGGTCGGGCGGGCGAACACCAGGTCGAGGGGGCGCGCACGGCGCTCGGCCACGCGTACGGCGGGGGCGCGCAGTTCTTCGCCATGTGGCTGGTCGGCGACCGGCCGCCCGCCGTCTGA
- a CDS encoding thiolase domain-containing protein — protein sequence MSAARPSREVAIVAFAQTDHTRRTDDLSEVEMLMPVLHDVLRQTGLKTSDIGFTCSGSSDYLAGRAFSFTMALDGVGAWPPISESHVEADGAWALYEAWVKLLTGETDTALVYAYGKSSPGSVRDVLSRQLDPYYVAPLWPDSVALAALQAQALVDAGDTDETALAAIAARSREDAAANPHAQLRGARPQGPYQVAPLRTGDCPPVGDGAAAVILAAGDRARELCARPAWITGMDHRIEAHALGVRDLTDSPSTRLAAERAGAFDPAAGRPVDTAELHAPFSSQEVVLRKALRLGDEVRVNPSGGALAANPVMAAGLIRLGGAAARIHRGESDRALAHATSGPCLQQNLVAVLEGENRA from the coding sequence GTGAGCGCTGCGCGCCCGAGCCGGGAGGTGGCGATCGTCGCCTTCGCCCAGACCGACCACACCCGGCGCACCGACGACCTCTCCGAGGTCGAGATGCTCATGCCGGTCCTCCACGACGTGCTGCGGCAGACCGGCCTCAAGACCTCCGACATCGGCTTCACCTGCTCCGGCTCCTCCGACTACCTGGCCGGCCGCGCCTTCTCCTTCACCATGGCCCTCGACGGCGTCGGCGCCTGGCCGCCGATCTCCGAGTCCCACGTCGAGGCGGACGGCGCCTGGGCGCTGTACGAGGCCTGGGTCAAGCTGCTCACCGGTGAGACCGACACCGCCCTCGTCTACGCCTACGGCAAGTCCTCGCCGGGCTCCGTGCGCGATGTGCTCAGCCGTCAGCTCGACCCGTACTACGTCGCCCCGCTCTGGCCCGACTCCGTGGCCCTCGCCGCGCTCCAGGCCCAGGCCCTCGTCGACGCCGGCGACACCGACGAGACGGCGCTCGCCGCGATCGCCGCCCGCAGCCGCGAGGACGCCGCCGCCAACCCGCACGCCCAGCTCCGCGGCGCCCGCCCGCAGGGGCCGTACCAGGTCGCGCCGCTGCGCACCGGCGACTGCCCGCCGGTCGGCGACGGCGCCGCGGCCGTCATCCTGGCCGCCGGGGACCGGGCCCGCGAACTGTGCGCCCGGCCCGCCTGGATCACCGGCATGGACCACCGCATCGAGGCGCACGCGCTCGGCGTCCGCGACCTCACCGACTCGCCCTCCACCCGGCTCGCCGCCGAACGGGCCGGCGCCTTCGACCCGGCCGCCGGCCGGCCCGTCGACACCGCCGAACTCCACGCGCCCTTCAGCTCCCAGGAGGTCGTGCTGCGCAAGGCCCTCCGCCTCGGCGACGAGGTCCGCGTCAACCCCTCGGGCGGCGCCCTCGCCGCCAACCCCGTCATGGCCGCGGGCCTGATCCGGCTCGGCGGGGCCGCCGCCCGCATCCACCGCGGCGAGTCCGACCGCGCCCTGGCCCACGCCACCTCGGGACCCTGCCTGCAGCAGAACCTCGTCGCCGTCCTGGAAGGGGAGAACCGTGCCTAA
- a CDS encoding Zn-ribbon domain-containing OB-fold protein, with product MTVTPPPETLRAPLVVEFPFTRSLGPVQSAFLTGLRDRTLLGVRTEAGRILVPPVEYDPETAAELRELVALGDTGTVTTWAWNPEPRPGQPLATPFAWVLVRPDGADTALLHVLDVPGPEAVRTGMRVRIRWAAEREGAITDIACFEPYEGTPAQPRPRPHDGVFDDPVTGIVTPARLDYDYTPGRAQTAWLRSLAERRTVGERCPSCAKVYVPPRGACPTCGVATTERVEVGPRGTVTTFCIVNIKARHLDIEVPYVYAHIALDGAGLALHGRIGGIPYDQVRMGMRVEPVWTEGGRYPDHYRPSGEPDADYDTYKELL from the coding sequence ATGACCGTCACCCCACCGCCCGAAACCCTCCGCGCCCCCCTCGTCGTCGAGTTCCCCTTCACCCGCTCCCTCGGCCCCGTCCAATCCGCCTTCCTCACCGGCCTCCGCGACCGCACCCTCCTCGGCGTGCGCACCGAGGCCGGACGGATCCTCGTGCCGCCCGTCGAGTACGACCCCGAGACCGCCGCCGAACTGCGCGAACTCGTCGCCCTCGGCGACACCGGCACCGTCACCACCTGGGCCTGGAACCCCGAGCCGCGCCCCGGCCAGCCGCTGGCCACCCCCTTCGCCTGGGTGCTCGTCCGCCCCGACGGCGCCGACACCGCGCTCCTGCACGTCCTCGACGTGCCCGGCCCCGAGGCCGTCCGCACCGGGATGCGGGTGCGGATCCGGTGGGCCGCCGAGCGCGAGGGCGCCATCACGGACATCGCGTGCTTCGAGCCGTACGAGGGCACCCCGGCGCAGCCCCGACCCCGCCCGCACGACGGCGTGTTCGACGACCCCGTCACCGGCATCGTCACCCCCGCCCGGCTCGACTACGACTACACCCCCGGCCGCGCCCAGACCGCCTGGCTGCGGTCGCTCGCCGAGCGCCGGACCGTCGGCGAACGCTGCCCCTCCTGCGCCAAGGTGTACGTGCCGCCCCGCGGCGCCTGCCCCACCTGCGGGGTCGCCACCACCGAGCGCGTCGAGGTCGGGCCGCGCGGCACGGTCACCACCTTCTGCATCGTCAACATCAAGGCGCGCCACCTCGACATCGAGGTGCCCTACGTCTACGCCCACATCGCCCTGGACGGCGCCGGCCTCGCCCTGCACGGGCGGATCGGCGGCATCCCGTACGACCAGGTCCGGATGGGCATGCGGGTCGAGCCCGTGTGGACCGAGGGCGGCCGCTACCCCGACCACTACCGGCCCAGCGGCGAGCCGGACGCCGACTACGACACGTACAAGGAGCTGCTGTGA
- a CDS encoding crotonase/enoyl-CoA hydratase family protein gives MSGGTEHRGTEHLTVRREGATLVLTLNRPEAKNALSLPMLVGLHDGWLAADADDTVRSVVLTGAGGSFCAGMDLKALAGDGMAGGDRYRDRMKADPDLHWKAMLRHHRPRKPVIAAVEGHCVAGGTEILQGTDIRVAGASATFGLFEVRRGLFPIGGSTVRLPRQIPRTHALEMLLTGRPYTAEEAARIGLIGHVVPDGTALDAALEIAERVNQCGPLAVEAVKASVYETAEMTEEDGLAAELARGWPIFATADAKEGASAFAEKRAPVYRRE, from the coding sequence ATGAGCGGCGGCACCGAACACCGCGGAACCGAACACCTCACCGTGCGACGCGAGGGCGCCACACTCGTCCTCACCCTCAACCGGCCCGAGGCGAAGAACGCGCTCTCGCTGCCGATGCTGGTCGGCCTCCACGACGGCTGGCTCGCCGCCGACGCCGACGACACCGTCCGCTCCGTCGTCCTCACCGGCGCCGGCGGCTCGTTCTGCGCCGGCATGGACCTCAAGGCGCTCGCCGGGGACGGCATGGCGGGCGGCGACCGCTACCGGGACCGCATGAAGGCCGACCCCGACCTGCACTGGAAGGCCATGCTGCGCCACCACCGCCCGCGCAAACCGGTCATCGCCGCCGTCGAGGGCCACTGCGTGGCCGGCGGCACCGAGATCCTCCAGGGCACCGACATCCGCGTGGCCGGCGCCTCCGCCACCTTCGGCCTCTTCGAGGTCCGCCGCGGCCTCTTCCCGATCGGCGGCTCCACCGTCCGCCTGCCCCGCCAGATCCCCCGCACCCACGCCCTCGAAATGCTCCTCACCGGCCGCCCGTACACCGCGGAGGAGGCGGCCAGGATCGGGCTGATCGGGCACGTCGTGCCGGACGGTACGGCGCTGGACGCGGCCCTCGAGATCGCGGAGCGGGTGAATCAGTGCGGGCCGCTGGCGGTGGAGGCGGTGAAGGCGTCGGTCTACGAGACGGCGGAGATGACGGAGGAGGACGGCTTGGCGGCGGAGTTGGCGCGGGGGTGGCCGATCTTCGCGACGGCGGACGCGAAGGAGGGCGCGAGCGCGTTCGCGGAGAAGCGGGCGCCGGTGTACCGCCGGGAGTGA